One genomic region from Antedon mediterranea chromosome 3, ecAntMedi1.1, whole genome shotgun sequence encodes:
- the LOC140045152 gene encoding solute carrier family 7 member 14-like produces MGFRSVFQSFIGRLLRVKSVDVSGNDKQEVPGKLSRCLSTLDLVSLGVGSCMGTGMYVVSGLVAREMAGPGVIISFMIAALASILSGVCYAEFGVRVPKTTGSAYMYSYVTVGEFCAFVIGWNLILEYLIGTAAGASALSSCFDSLFQHSYSNFMMDNVGGFGIHNKTYPDVLAMLIAIIMTLVIAAGVQKSILFNNVLNIINVAAWVFIIVAGLFFANGENWRENGFFPYGFSGVLTGAATCFYAFIGFDIIATTGEEAKDPSRSIPIAIIVSLVICLIGYVTVSMVLTLAVPYYRINPESPLMDMFVMNHAVNGKYLVAIGAVAGLTVSLLGSIFPMPRVIYAMSTDGLLFRFLSNINVRTQTPAVATIISGLLAAIMALLVKLGDLIEMMSIGTLLAYTLVSMSVLILRYQPYTDIKMSINTTFEYETFDNDEIEEAKAEVNGASQHQQTKVNEDGSVSLLKNTSSSVNEAPKSKQSYGAVEQENQDDGFKSYSDKDLTLSRLRERMYNLYSEIRRILGFSADNKLPSAASGRSVTYSTLCLFALIFILCSLAIYGQRDHSRWWVKILIIIFIALIVACILNIVRQPQNPDKLKFMAPAVPLLPIAAMFINIYLMLNLSTLTWIRFGVWMAIGLIIYFGYGIRNSNIEPRCVNITSRSSDGKDAILMGTKTPDVATSASIIPAHARKMADSSYSEPSSVSSDGEQ; encoded by the exons ATGGGGTTCAGATCGGTGTTCCAGTCATTTATCGGCCGTTTGTTGAGGGTCAAATCAGTGGATGTATCTGGCAACGACAAACAGGAGGTTCCTGGGAAACTCTCCCGATGTCTTTCTACCCTGGATTTGGTATCCTTAGGCGTTGGCAGTTGCATGGGAACCGGAATGTACGTAGTGTCCGGTTTGGTGGCAAGGGAAATGGCTGGACCGGGGGTAATCATTTCATTTATGATAGCAGCTCTAGCCTCTATATTATCAG GCGTTTGTTACGCTGAATTTGGAGTTAGAGTACCGAAAACCACCGGATCAGCCTATATGTACAGTTACGTCACAGTAGGAGAGTTCTGCGCATTTGTGATTGGATGGAATCTTATATTAGAATATCTTATTGGTACAGCAGCTGGTGCTAGTGCATTAAGTAGCTGTTTTGATTCTCTGTTTCAACACTCATATAGTAATTTTATGATGGATAATGTCGGAGGGTTTGGAATACATA ATAAAACATACCCCGATGTCTTGGCTATGCTCATCGCTATCATTATGACGTTGGTCATCGCAGCTGGGGTTCAAAAGTCAATTTTGTTCAACAACGTACTCAATATAATTAACGTAGCTGCTTGGGTCTTTATTATCGTAGCAGGACTGTTTTTTGCTAATGGTGAAAACTGGAGAGAAAATGGATTCTTTCCCTACGGTTTCTCAGGG GTTCTAACTGGTGCTGCAACGTGTTTCTATGCTTTTATCGGATTTGACATAATAGCAACGACTGGTGAAGAGGCTAAGGACCCCAGCCGTTCAATTCCTATTGCTATCATTGTTTCTCTTGTCATTTGTCTTATTG GCTATGTAACAGTGAGTATGGTGCTAACGCTAGCCGTGCCCTACTATCGAATCAACCCAGAGTCGCCTCTGATGGATATGTTTGTAATGAACCACGCCGTCAACGGAAAATACCTGGTAGCGATTGGTGCTGTAGCCGGCTTAACGGTCAGTCTTCTAGGCTCAATATTTCCTATGCCTAGAGTTATATATGCTATGTCAACAGATGGCCTACTATTTAG GTTTCTTTCGAACATCAATGTCAGGACACAAACACCAGCTGTAGCGACAATAATCTCCGGATTACTCGCTGCCATCATGGCCTTACTTGTGAAATTAGGAGACCTGATAGAAATGATGTCAATCGGAACACTCCTGGCTTACACATTGGTTTCAATGAGCGTCCTTATTTTACGGTATCAACCGTACACAGACATCAAAATGTCAATTAACACTACCTTTGAGTATGAGACATTTGATAACGATGAAATAGAAGAAGCGAAAGCGGAGGTCAATGGAGCGAGTCAACATCAGCAGACGAAAGTTAACGAAGATGGCAGTGTATCACTTCTAAAAAATACATCGTCATCAGTTAACGAAGCACCGAAATCTAAACAATCATACGGAGCAGTGGAACAAGAGAACCAGGATGACGGGTTCAAATCATACTCTGATAAAGATTTGACTTTATCTAGATTAAGAGAAAGAATGTACAACTTGTATTCGGAAATTCGTAGAATTTTAGGATTTTCTGCTGATAACAAACTTCCAAGTGCAGCGTCAGGTCGTTCTGTGACCTACTCAACGTTATGTTTATTTGcactgatatttattttatgttcattAGCAATTTACGGTCAGAGAGATCATTCAAGATGGTGGGTGAAAATCCTGATCATAATCTTTATAGCTCTAATTGTTGCGTGTATATTGAATATAGTTCGTCAACCACAGAATCCAGACAAGTTAAAATTTATGGCACCCGCCGTACCTTTATTACCTATAGCTGCTATGTTCATTAATATTTACCTGATGCTAAATCTATCTACCCTCACATGGATCCGATTTGGTGTGTGGATGGCAATCG GTCTTATTATTTACTTCGGTTATGGAATTCGAAATAGTAATATAGAACCAAGATGTGTTAACATTACCAGCCGATCGTCTGATGGTAAAGACGCCATTTTGATGGGCACGAAAACGCCAGAT GTTGCTACTTCAGCGTCTATCATTCCAGCTCATGCTAGAAAAATGGCGGACAGTTCATACAGTGAACCATCGTCTGTTTCGTCAGACGGTGAGCAGTGA
- the LOC140043804 gene encoding cationic amino acid transporter 4-like: protein MIAFKTSAIMEYSAAVYYQKFFRRKKELQPAHATQRLKRCLTTLDLVIFGTGNMLGAGLYIVTGEVIRTYAGPSAIVSYLIAGTIAFFSALCYAELAALLQVSGSAYYYVYVALGEFPAFLVGWNLILECLIGAACAASSWSAYLNEIMDSKIGNYTVEYLLGGKPWTSDIFLPYPDIVAGIVCLLASMLTAIGPKATLRLNVLFAVVNILVVVAISVIGIEKGTVDNLTLPDGFFAYGMAGVLSGSGFCFYSFSGFDALSIAVEETENPSRSVPIATLVSMSVTILTAVVSCLSLTLLRPYFDIDPAWSYFEAFETLNNVYVAYSLLICVLTGISALVVAHLFTMPRIALSMARHGLLFTFLATISQRTGTPLVTIASFGIIPALLAIFIRFDILIELLSIGIFLAHVAVVCSVIVLRSEKLDLATGQLEETLPLKRTTISYQRGLRIRTHSETDSVTSEPEFLQNLEDDDDDVRGTDLKTIPENGWKYILETTPIQAWLLLYVVFISAAAAIVINLPSKEKYPILFWSMVAVGGVVFLIGMRCFLSVARVKGETNKRKFKVPCMPYLPGIVIALELLLMVNLKAFAWLRLLIWTAIGLVIYICYGISHSTENSKSEARSGYVIFHKDLPDPNCSTVYLQTS, encoded by the exons ATGATTGCTTTTAAAACGTCAGCAATTATGGAGTATAGCGCAGCAGTGTATTACCAAAAGTTCTTTCGGCGTAAAAAAGAATTACAACCGGCACACGCCACTCAACGACTAAAACGATGCCTGACTACCTTAGACTTGGTTATATTCGGTACTGGAAATATGTTAGGGGCCGGTTTGTATATTGTTACTGGAGAAGTTATCCGAACCTACGCCGGACCATCAGCTATAGTTTCGTACCTCATAGCGGGAACTATTGCGTTTTTCTCGGCTCTATGTTATGCTGAGTTAGCTGCTCTTCTTCAAGTCTCTGGGTCAGCGTATTATTACGTGTACGTGGCATTGGGTGAATTCCCTGCCTTTCTCGTAGGATGGAATCTTATATTGGAATGTTTAATCGGTGCTGCGTGCGCGGCGTCGTCATGGAGCGCCTATCTTAACGAAATAATGGACTCCAAAATAGGCAATTATACAGTTGAGTATCTTTTAGGTGGCAAGCCATGGACATCTGATATTTTTCTGCCATACCCTGATATCGTAGCAGGAATTGTATGTTTACTTGCATCTATGTTAACAGCAATAGGACCAAAGGCCACATTGCGGTTAAATGTACTTTTCGCCGTTGTAAATATTTTGGTTGTAGTGGCTATATCTGTCATTGGTATTGAAAAAGGTACAGTAGACAACCTAACCCTACCCGATGGATTTTTTGCATACGGTATGGCTGGAGTTTTATCTGGAAGCGGGTTTTGTTTTTACTCGTTCAGTGGTTTTGACGCGTTGTCCATTGCAGTTGAAGAAACAGAAAATCCATCAAGGAGCGTACCAATAGCGACACTTGTCAGTATGTCAGTGACTATACTAACGGCAGTTGTTTCATGCCTTTCACTGACGTTACTCCGGCCATACTTTGACATAGATCCTGCCTGGTCATACTTCGAAGCATTCGAAACTTTAAACAATGTGTATGTAGCGTATAGTTTGCTGATATGTGTATTGACAGGAATATCAGCTTTGGTTGTAGCTCATCTGTTCACAATGCCACGAATTGCTTTATCGATGGCACGTCACGGTCTACTCTTCACATTCTTAGCAACTATTAGTCAACGAACTGGAACGCCATTAGTAACTATTGCTTCGTTTGGTATAATCCCGGCACTATTGGCAATTTTTATACGCTTTGATATCCTCATCGAGCTGCTCTCTATCGGTATTTTCCTAGCCCATGTCGCTGTAGTGTGTTCCGTTATTGTTTTAAGAAGTGAAAAACTAGATTTAGCCACAGGACAACTGGAGGAGACACTTCCATTAAAACGAACAACAATCTCATATCAAAGAGGATTGAGAATCCGGACACATTCAGAAACTGATTCGGTCACAAGCGAACCAGAATTCCTTCAAAATCtcgaagatgatgatgatgatgttagAGGAACAGACCTAAAAACTATACCAGAAAATGGCTGGAAGTATATATTAGAAACAACGCCTATACAAGCATGGTTGTTGTtatatgttgtatttatttctGCAGCTGCTGCAATAGTTATTAATTTACCGTCTAAAGAGAAGTATCCGATTTTATTTTGGAGTATGGTTGCCGTTGGTGGTGTCGTCTTTTTGATAGGAATGCGTTGTTTCTTATCCGTCGCTCGTGTCAAAGGGGAAACAAATAAACGGAAGTTTAAG GTTCCTTGTATGCCATATTTGCCAGGAATTGTTATCGCACTAGAGCTGTTACTTATGGTGAATCTTAAAGCTTTCGCCTGGCTTCGTCTGCTCATTTGGACTGCCATTG gaTTAGTGATATACATATGTTATGGTATATCACACAGTACGGAAAACAGTAAAAGTGAAGCAAGATCTGGATACGTAATATTTCACAAAGATTTACCTGATCCCAATTGCAGTACAGTATATCTACAAACAAGTTGA